Sequence from the Candidatus Eisenbacteria bacterium genome:
CCCATGTTGGCGCCGCAGACCACGACCATCTCGAGGCCCGCTTCCTCCGCGATCCCCTTCAGGCCCGCGGGCGACATCTCGCGCGAGGAGCCGATGGCGAAGCGGTCGCCGGCGATCAGGAACGTCTCGCCGGAGTGAACGCGCTTGCGGAAGCCCGGCATCAGGTGGCGGAAAGCGCCCGCCTTCCAGCGCTCGTCGAGGCTGGCGAGGCTCTCCGAGACGCAGTCGTCGGCCGGGGTGATCTGGTCGGTGTCGATCGCGTCGAGCTTTTTCCCGGGCCGCTTGGGGTCCCAGAAGATGAGGGCGCGGCCGCGAATGGTCTTCATGAGGAGAGTGTATCGCGCCGCGCGGCGGCGCCGCTACCCGGTGCTCGGTGCGACGGGCAGCTTATCGAGCGCCGCGAATGTCGTCGAGGGCCCGCTCGAAGGCGCTTCGCACCGAGTCGAGGGCCTCGGTCTGGAGGGCATCCTGGATGCTGGATTCCGCGCGAGGCGACTTCAGCTTCTGAAGCGATCCGGCCGCGGCGCTCCGGACGCGGAACCAGGGATCGCGGAGCAGCTCGATCAGGCGGCTCTCGACGCTCTTCTCCAACGTTCCCAGCTTTCCAAGCGCCTTCGTCGCGGCCTCCCGCCCCTCGTTCTTGAAGCGCGGCTGCGTGTAATCGAGAAGGATCGGGATCGCGCGCCCCTCCTTGAGCCCCGCCATCCCGTCGAAGATGAGGAAGCGGAGCATGTCGCGGTGGCTCTCGCGGCCGACCTCGGCCTGCAGCGCCTCGAATGCTCCCGGTCGTCCGATCTTCGCGATGCCGAGGAGCGCGACGCCGACGTTGAAGGACGATGTCTCGGAGCTCACGAGCCGCTTCAGCCGCTTCTGGGCCGAATCGTCGCCGATCCAACCCAACGCCCAGATGATCGCGCGCCGCACCCGCGTGTGCTGGCCCTGGGCCAGCGGCGCGAGCCGCTCGGTGAGCCCGGATACCTTTCGCCCGATCTCGCCGAGCGAGACCGCCGCGGCCATCCGAACGCCCCAGAAGCGATCCCGCCGAACGGCGCGGAGGAGGGCGGCGATGACGCGCTCGTCGCCCCGTACCGCGAGCTCGCGGGCGCAGCGGATCCGCTCGAGCACGAACGGGGAACGCGCCAGACCGAAGAGCAGCTCCTCGCTCGAACGCGGGAATTCCATCTGCTTGAGCACGTCGTGCTCGGGATCGAGCGCGACGTAGCGCGGCCGCGCGGGCAGCGGAATGTGGATCGTTTCCCGCCGGCCGTGGACGTCCAGATTCACGCGCAGACGCTTCCCCGCCGCCACGACCTCGAGAGTCATCGGAATCCGGAAGATGGGCGTGACATCATCCGTGTCCTGAACCTGCTCCACGGTGAGGAGAAGGCTCTTCGCCGCCTCGTCCCAGAGGCGGCTCACGCGAAGCTCCGGATGGCCGCCGCGGTTCGTCCATTGACTGAAAAACCAACCGAGGTTCCGACCCGTCTCGTCCTCGAAGGCGCGCCTTAGGTCCGCGGTCTCGACCGGGCCGAACGCGTGCCGCTTGAGGTAGCCGCGGAGCGAGCGGCGCCAGGCGGCGTCTCCCAGCACGGCCCGGAGCATGTGGAGGACGCACGCCCCCTTCTCGTAGAGGTGCCGGTCGAAGATCGCGGTCGGATATTTCCAGCGCGTCTCGACGAGGGGGCGGCGGTAATCCTCGCCGTCCTCGGTCAGGTAGGAGCACATCTGCTCCAGACGGGCGAAATCGGCGTCGTCGCGCCCACCGTCGGCCTCGCGGTAGACGATCTCCGAATAGGTCGCGAACCCCTCGTTGAGCCAGCCCTCCGACCAGTCGCGGCAGGTCACGAGATCGCCCCACCATTGGTGGGCCAGCTCGTGGGAGATGAGGGAATCGTAGCTCTCGTCGAAGGAGTCGTTGGCCGACTGGAGCGCCCGCTCGAAGAGCGTCGTCGCGCTCGTGTTCTCCATCCCGCCATAGGTAAAGTCGGCCACCGTGGACTGCGCGTACTTCGGGTACGGATAGGGGTATCCGAAGATCTTGGAGAAGGTCGCGATCATGTGCGGGGTCTTTCGAAGGAGGGCGCGACCCTCTCGCTCCATGCCGCGCGGCACGTAGCCAAGAAGCGGCACCTTCCCGGCGCGATCCTTCAGCTCCGAGTATTTCCCGACGACCAGCGAGGTCAGGTAGGCGGGATGAGGCGTTTCCTGCCGCCAATGAAACGTCACCGTGCGGGCGCGGGGATTCTTCCGCCGCGCGACGAGGCGGCCGTTCCCGATCGCGCGGTAGCCCGCGGGGACGGTCGCGATCATCTCAAGGGTGGAGCGGCTCTCCGTGCTCTCGAGGCAAGGGATCCACCAGTGCGTGTCGTTCGCTTGTCCCTGGGACCACCCGGAGAGCTGACGATGCGGCTCCGCCTCGGTGGGGCCGATGAAGAAGAAGCCCTTCCGCGGGCTCGTCGCGTAGGCGACCTCGAAGGTCGCGCGCCCGCCCGCTCTAAGCGGCCGAGGAAGCGTCAGCCGAAGCGTGTCTCGATCCGACGAGTACGGGAGATTTCGCCGACCCGAGCGAACGGACTCGAACCGCATTTCCGTCGCGTCGAGGACGACGTCGCGAAGACCGTCGCGGAGCGCCTCGACGGTGATCGTGACGCGGCCCCGGAGCTCCCGCTTCTCCAGATCGACCCCGAGCTTCACCCGACAGTGTCGAACGTGGAAATCCAGATCCGAGCGCGGCGAGTGTGGAGCGTTCCACGGCTTCCTGCCGGTCGGCGGGAATGCATCGAACGGGGGCGTGTCGAGCGCCGCCCGGCGTCCGAGAAATATGGGATGGAAGAACGGATCATGGACCGGCAAAGAACCCCCCAATTTTGTTGGAACCACAGCATCGTCACCGACTTGGGAGGGCGTGTCAAGGAGCGCCCGCTTCAGGCTAGAATGGCCGGATGGACCTCGCATCGACTTGGGGATCGGTCTTCCGCGTCTTCATGGAAGCCGCGATCGAGATCGTGCCCTTCTTCCTTCTCGCCGTTTTCCTCGGCTCGCTCTTGGAAGAGTTCGTATCGGAGCGGACGATTGGGCGCTTCCTGACCGGTCGCCAACCCGGAACGATGCTGCTCGCGTCCGTGACCGGTGCGCTGATTCCGCTCTGCACGTGCGGGATGGTCCCGCTGGCGGTCTCGCTCCGCCGGCGCGGCGGCGATCTCAAGCACACGTTCGCGTTCCTCACCGCCGGCGCCACGGTCAGCGTCCCGGTGCTCCTCTTGACCTGGAAGGTTCTCGGGGCCGAGTGGATGCTGGTCAGGCTCCTCGCGTCGGTCCTCTTCGGCCTCCTCGTCGGCTACGCGGGGATCGGGGTGCTGCGCGGATCGGCGGCGGAGCCGCTGCCCGGCGCCTCACCCGAGGCTTCTCCGAATCCGCCGGCGCGATCGCGAGCGGCGTCCGTGTGGCGCCGGTTCTGGGGCCAGATGAAGGAGTACTTCCCCTGGGTCGTCGCCAGCCTCGCGCTGGCGGCGGTGGTGGATACGCTCGTTCCCCGGCATTGGATCCACGTGCTCTACGGCCAGAAGATGGTGGCCGGCTCCCTGCTCGCCTCCCTCTCCGGTATCCCGTTCTATTTCTGCTCGGGCGCCGAGCTGCCCCTCGTGCGGGAGCTCATCGAGAAAGGAATGGGGACAGGGCCCGCGACCGCGATGCTCCTCGCGGTGCCGATCGTGAACATCCTCACCTTCGGCGTCGTCTCGAGGTGGTTGGGCGCGCGGGGGGCGCTCGCCTACTTAACACTCTGCGTCGCGTCCTCCACCGTCCTCGGCTCGATCACGGGCTTGCTCTGGCGGTGAGCGCGGCTCCGCTCGCCTTCGCGCCGGCGCTCACTTCCGCGGCGGCTGGCTCGGACGCAGCTCGACCCGGCTCGGCAGCGAGCGGGACGGATGGCGGAGAAGGTCGAGCATCGCCTGCGCCACGTCCGAGGCCGCGAGCTTCCACTCCTGCGTGGGATCGGGCGATCTTCCGTTGAAATTCGTGTTCACGCTGCCCGGCATGATGTAGCTGACGCGGATCCCGTCGTACCGCACTTCCTGCATCAGGGCCTCGGACATCCCGTTCACGGCGAACTTGGAAGCGTTGTACGCGGTGGCGGTCGGGAAGGCGTTCTTCCCGGCGAGGCTCGAGATGTTGATGATGTAGCCTCCGCCGCGGCGCCGCATCCGGGGAATCGCCGCGCGCGAGCAGAGGAAGACGCCGGTCACGTTGGTTTCGATAACCCGGTTCCACTCCTCGAGCGTCATCTCCTCCAAATTCTTGAAAAGGCCCACGCCCGCGTTGTTGACCAGGATGTCGACCCCGCCGAAGGCGCTCTCCGCGGCGCGAAAAAGCGCGTCGACCTGGGCCTCGAGCCGCACGTCGCAGACCTGCGCGGCCACGCGCTTGGGGTGCGACGCCATGAGTCGCTTCCCCACCGCCGCGACCTCGCCCTCGTTCCGGGCGGAGACCACGACCTTCGCACCCGACCCGAGCAACGCCTCTGCGGTGGCGAGACCGATTCCCTTCGTGCTGCCGGTAACCACGGCTACCTTGTCCCGAATCGCTTCATCGCTCATTTCCCCTCCATGCCGAGCCCGTCGCGGAGCGCCGCGGCAAGCTGGCTCAATCGTCCCGTGAAAAAATGGTCGGCGTCCGCCACGAAGCGCGCCTCGACACGGCCATGCGGCTTGAGCCGCGCCACCAAGGCCAACGCGTCTTCGCGGCTACCGTATTGATCGTGGTCCCCCTGGACGATCAGCATCGGCGCGGGGGGCCGGGTCAGAAAATCGAACGTGCGCCCGTCGATGTTCACGGTCACCGGCATCCCGAGCGCCACGAACTGCTCGAGGTGATCGTCCTGGATCGCCCACCTGGCTCCCACCCACGACCCGAACGAGAAGCCCGCGAGCCAGAGTGTCGGCAGCCCGGTTTGCGCGCGGGCGTACGCCGCGGCGGCTGCCACGTCGCCCACCTCGCCGTCGCCGCCCGAGTACCCCCCCTCGCTCCTCCCGACCCCTCGAAAATTGAAGCGGAGCGTCGCGTGCCCGGCCTCGGTGAGCACCTTGTATACGGTGTGGACTACCTTGCTGTGCATCGATCCCCCGTGCGCCGGATGGGGGTGCGCGATGACCGCGGCGGGGAGACCGCGCCCCGGATCGCACCAGAGCCCTTCCAGGGCCCCCTCGGGTCCGGGAAATTTCACGGTCGTGACAGTGAGTGCGCTCGTTCGCTCCTCCTGGTTGACCCGCGCGGCCCCGTAGGGCGGCGGCGTCCAATTCCAGCGTGCCGGCCGGTCAGTCTCTCCGTTATAATGTGGGCGCTCAAGTCGCAAAATCCCTACTCGCGGAGGTACCCTGGGTGGCGCTGCGTGTCGAAAACCTGACGTTCTTGGGACTTAACCGCACCGACCTTCTCGAGCTCTACCGGCTCATGCTCCTTTCTCGTCGCCTCGACGACGAGGAGATCAAGCTCAAGAAGCAGAACTTGATCTACTTCCAGATCAGCGGCGCCGGACACGAGGCCGTGCTGGTGGCGGCCGGCAAGGCGCTCCGATCCGGGTCCGACTGGTTCTATCCCTACTACCGCGACCGCGCCCTGATGCTCACCCTCGGCATGACCCCCCTCGAGATGCTCTACGAGGCGGTCGGCGCCGCCGCGGACCCGAACTCGGGCGGCCGGCAGATGCCGTGCCACTGGGGCCTGAAGCGCGCCAACGTCGTCTCCCAGTCGAGCC
This genomic interval carries:
- a CDS encoding SDR family oxidoreductase yields the protein MSDEAIRDKVAVVTGSTKGIGLATAEALLGSGAKVVVSARNEGEVAAVGKRLMASHPKRVAAQVCDVRLEAQVDALFRAAESAFGGVDILVNNAGVGLFKNLEEMTLEEWNRVIETNVTGVFLCSRAAIPRMRRRGGGYIINISSLAGKNAFPTATAYNASKFAVNGMSEALMQEVRYDGIRVSYIMPGSVNTNFNGRSPDPTQEWKLAASDVAQAMLDLLRHPSRSLPSRVELRPSQPPRK
- a CDS encoding alpha/beta fold hydrolase gives rise to the protein MKFPGPEGALEGLWCDPGRGLPAAVIAHPHPAHGGSMHSKVVHTVYKVLTEAGHATLRFNFRGVGRSEGGYSGGDGEVGDVAAAAAYARAQTGLPTLWLAGFSFGSWVGARWAIQDDHLEQFVALGMPVTVNIDGRTFDFLTRPPAPMLIVQGDHDQYGSREDALALVARLKPHGRVEARFVADADHFFTGRLSQLAAALRDGLGMEGK